From Tiliqua scincoides isolate rTilSci1 chromosome 2, rTilSci1.hap2, whole genome shotgun sequence, the proteins below share one genomic window:
- the GPX1 gene encoding glutathione peroxidase 1, with the protein MAGTALAGLLARPLGAAEPLDLGSLLGRVLLVSNVASLUGTTARDFTQFHELQRRFGPRGFSVLAFPTNQFGHQENATNDEILNSLKYVRPGNGYEPNFTVFEKCEVNGANAHPLFVFLKEALPFPHDDTVSLMTNPQCIIWSPVCRNDIAWNFEKFLIGRDGVPFKRYSRRFETIKIQDDIEKLLQQAP; encoded by the exons ATGGCCGGGACTGCTCTGGCGGGGCTGCTGGCGCGGCCGCTGGGCGCGGCGGAGCCCCTGGACCTGGGCTCCTTGCTGGGGCGCGTGCTGCTGGTCTCCAACGTGGCCTCGCTCTGAGGCACCACCGCCCGGGACTTCACGCAGTTCCACGAGCTGCAGCGACGTTTCGGGCCCCGAGGCTTCTCCGTGCTCGCCTTCCCCACCAACCAGTTTGGCCACCAG GAGAACGCCACCAATGATGAGATCCTGAATTCGCTGAAGTACGTCCGCCCAGGCAATGGATATGAGCCCAACTTCACTGTGTTTGAGAAGTGTGAGGTGAATGGGGCCAATGCTCATCCACTCTTCGTATTCCTGAAGGAAGCATTGCCTTTCCCACATGATGACACAGTATCTCTGATGACCAACCCGCAATGCATCATCTGGTCACCAGTATGCCGCAATGACATCGCATGGAATTTTGAAAAGTTCCTCATAGGTCGTGATGGAGTGCCTTTTAAACGTTACAGTAGGCGATTTGAAACCATCAAGATTCAAGATGATATTGAAAAGCTGCTTCAGCAAGCCCCCTAG